The Nocardia vinacea genome contains the following window.
GACGAATTGATGCGCGGCGGCATCGGTGCGCTGGTCCTGGTCGAGCCCTCACGTCTCGAGGACAGCTCCACCACCCTCAATTACCTCCAAAGCCGCAATGTCCCGTTTGCGGTGGCGGTCAATAAGTTCGACGAGTCGGCGCGCGATCTCATCGAGAAGGTTCGCAAGGGTCTCGGTGTCAGTCACGAGGTGCCGGTACTGCCGGTGGACGCGCGATGCGCGAGGTCAGTGAGGCAAGCTTTGGTGAAGCTCACCGAGCGCGCGCTGGACATGACACGTTGTGCAGCCGTCGCGGATGAGGCTGCGGTTGTGCAAACGCAGGCGCGAGTGCTGGTTTCCCTGAAAGGAGCCGGCTACTGAGACCTCCCTGAACGCAGGATGCGACCCCGGCCGATTATTTGCCGGGGAAGTGGAACACGATCGGCCACACCGACTCACTGACCGCCGGACGCACATCTACCACTCCCCACCGATACTGAACTGAGATATCGCGGCCTGGCCAAAACAAACCAGCCACAAGGTTTTTCATGAATATGGCCTGCGGCGACGTGAGCACCTCGCACCAGGCGTGCGGTCGGTTTATGCATGCGGGGCATGCTGTTTTTCCTTTGTGCACCAGGCGGTAGCCCGCAAAACCGTGTGTTCGGGAGGTGAGGAATCGGTCATGCTTTACCGAATACAGGAATTCCACCAGCGAGAGGGCGCCTGATTTGTCGAGGAAGAAGCACGGACGGAAGAACCCGAATCGGCCGCCGAAGCCTCCGCGTCCCCCGAAGAAACAGCGGCAACCACTGCCGGAGCTGCAGGTTGAGCCGAGACGAAGAAGTGGTGACACGCTCGTGACCAACTGGATCACACACCAGGATTCGATCTTGCCTGTGCCTCTGAAGTTCAAGCCACCGCTGATCGAACGAGCTACCGATCCGTCGACTTTCGAATACAACTGGCAGCATCTCACCTACGCCTTCGACCTACCTGACCCAGCCGAGTTTCCGGCGTTTACGCATCCAGCCGAACAGGCGGATCTACGGAACCTGATGCGATTCGTCCAGGTCTGCGAGAAGACCTCGACCTACAGCGTCGTCAGCCACAAAGGCGGCATGACACTGTCCATGGAGGGCGGCGATACGAATCTGACCTTCGAACGCGTCGAGGACGAGGTGGCGGTTGGGTTCTCCGTGAGGTTCCGGCAGCTGCACAGCTCAAGTGCCGGCGATCCCGATTTCTCGAACGTGGCGAACATTCTCGCCAAGTACGCAAAGCAGGAGACCGGGGTTGATGCCGAGAAGCGTATGGCGATCATCGCGGAGTGGCGACGAGCTCGTGGCCAGCTGATGAACCGACCTCTCCTGAACATCGTGTGCCGGATGGTCCTCGAGAAGAACGGCTACCGACCGGACCAGATCGAGAAGCACGAGATGTACGGGGATGTGAACCCGACCGACATCATCAACCTGTTCAACTACGGCGAACTTATTCACTTCGGCAAACGAAGCGAAGACTACGACGAGCTTGCCGACGATCCCGACCAGGAAGGCATCCAGCACCACAACTTCATGGTTTCGATGCTCGGCCTGGTCCACCTGTACTTCGGGTTCTCGCGGGTAATCCTCGCCGCGCTCGGAACAGGCGCGTCCTCCTCGTGACACCAGCGATAGAGCCGATTGGTAACTCCATGTACTCGCATCGAAATAGGGTGCGATGGGTGTCGTTGTCAAGAGCTGGCAACGTTGGGTGTCGTTGGTTCAGAGAGCCTCTGAGCTGCGGATGCATTGAAATTCTGCCCAGTTTTGGCTGTGATATCGATTACTAGCGTTGGCGTGCGTGGGTTTCGTTGGTTGACGTCAGCCATTAAATGGCGGGTTTGATGACAAGCCACGACGGCTGGCCAGCAACCATGCCGGACATGAGCGACCGGACGAGAGTGCAGTTTTGCCATCGCATGGGCGTCGATCCCCTGCAGTTGGCCCTGTCGTAGGTTCGTGCCCTGGGCAGGACACGCAAAACATGGGCAACTGGAAAACGCCTGGTCATCGTGGGTTCCTATCCGATCTGACGATCGCGGTCTGTCGATACGGATAGGTCTCTGGTCCCATCTTCGATGTGCCCACGGGGTGATCATCATCCGTTTCGAACGGAACAAGTACTCGACTACTCGTGCCATCGGCGAATCCCACCGCAAGACTTTATTTCATGCGTGGCGCACGTCTCGTCGGTGCAGCGGTCCATCGCAGTTCAGGAGGTTCTCCATGCCTTGGGATCCGGAACCCATAAATTCGCAGATCCTGTCAGTTCATGCGGCGCTCGTGCCGGGAGGCATGAAAGGCAAGGTGGTGATGCTCGGCGGTTCCGAGCACAACCCAGAACAGGGAGGTACCGACGATCAGCCTGCTGACCCCGACAATGTCGACCGAACGGTAATCTACGACGTCGCCGCCCGCGGCGATGCCGTCAAGATCGATTCTCCAACCACCGACGTGTTCTGCTCCGGTCATGCCTTCACTGCCGACGGCAGGCTGCTCATCGCAGGGGGAACCGAGTCGTGGGGCGCGGACGGGGGCGACGTAGGCGGACCCGGCGGCGGGCATGGGCATGTACACGGCAACTTCGGCGGCCACCAAGCGTGTTGGATGTTCAATCAGGATCGCGAAACCTGGGATCGTGTCGCCGACCTCGGTTTCCAGGTGGGTCCCGGCAAGGGCGGTGGTCGTTGGTACCCGACGATCCTCACGTTGCCGTCCGGAGACCTCGTTGCGTTCGGTGGGCATCCGAGTCGACGCTCGGAGGACTGGCACGAGAACGAACTTCCGGAGCGGTACTGGTCGCAGGCGAATACCTGGACGTGGTATCCGACCCCGATCCATTTCGAGCACCCGACACTACGCGGGAACTGGTACCCGCGGGCCACGCTCGTCACCGGCGGGCTGATCTTCTTCACGACCAAGCACAACAACGAGTGTCGGCTGTTCGATCCGAATACGGGCGCTCTCACCGGGCCGGTCATGGACCCGCCCGGTGGGATGTACGACGCAGGATGGGACTACTCGGTCATCGGGCTGCCACTGGTCCCAGGCGACGGCTACCGAACCAGGGTGATGGCGGTCAACGACGTCACTCCCCGCTTCATCGAACTCGACCTCAGCGCGGGAGCGAGCACTCCCGAGTGGGCAGACGCAGGAGATCGAACCGGCACCGCCGAGGGTAAGCGCCGGGTGTTCTCGTGTCCGGTGTACCTGCCCACCGGCCAGATCTTCGTGTCCGGCGGGATCAACGACGATCTGACACCGAGTGGGCGCGACGACGACAACGCCGTCAAAGAACCCGAATTGTTCACGCCGAACATCGACTGGTCGAACCTCGAGTACCGGGCCGGGGCCGTGGGAGAGTGGGACACGATCGAAGAGCCGGCACAGAAGGCGCGCAACTACCACAGCGTTGCGCTCTTGCTCCCGGACGGCAGCGTCCTCGTTTCCGGTTCCAACATAGACGGACAGAATGGAGAGCCCGACGAAACAAGGGCACAGCTCAACATCGAACTCTACTTCCCCGACTACTTCGACGATCCCGGCCGACCGACGATCGCCACCGCACCATCGCTGCTCACCCTCGACGAGGCCGACTTCACCTTCACGATGGGATCTGCTGCCGAAGCGGCATCGATCCGCCAGGTCGCCCTCATTCGGTGCGGTTCTGTTACTCACGCAGCGGACTTCGACCAGCGGTTCGTAGCTCTTCCGTTCGACGTGACGGCCGGAACGGCGACAATCACAGCGGACCTACCCAGGGATGCATCCGTGCTACCACCCGGCTACTACATGCTCTGGGCCGTCACCGAAGAAGGCCTGCCGTGTGAGACCGCACAGATTGTCCGCGTCGCGCACGTTTCGTGCGACGTCGTGCTCGATCGAAGCAGATTTTCAGAGGAAGAGGTGCTCTCCTTCGCGCCGGCTGACGCCGACTTCCCGTTCGCCATCTACGCGATGTTCGACGGATACCTGGCGGGCGAGCTTCCCACCAGCCTGATCCCAGAACTGGAATGGGCCGACACCAACACTCCGGTTGCCATGTCGGACATCGCGCTCACCCAAGAAGGGGGTCGCTGGCTGGAACACCTGGGACGGCCCGAAGCCGCCCAGCGGGTCACCTACCCGTTCACAGTCGAGATCCGCAACCCCGACATCTTCGACACCTTCGCCGACAAACGGACCATCCGGGTCACCTTCCGGCATGAAACTACTTCCTGCACTGCGAGGTTCGACCTGGTGAAGAGTCCGAATCCGTACATGGTCGACATCGATCCGGTGGCGCGGAATCCACATTGGTTGAGCACCGACATCCGAACCTTCCGGGTGCGCGCCGGTCAGATGTTACTCGGCGACTACGACCTCACCCAAGGAACCGGTGCGGGCGCTCCGGAGACGTTCGCGAAGGCGCTCATCGACAAGTTCAGGGAGCTGCCGAACGACAGAGCCCATCCGTTTTACGACCTCCCGACGGAGGGCGACGCAGCGGCCGTGGACCTCGCGCCGTTCGAGGGCTCCGCTCGTGTGTACAACTACGCGGTCGCCAAGGTCCGATACCGAGCCGTCACCACCGAAGCGACACACGTGAAGGTGTTCTTCCGACTGTGCACGACGGCGGCGACCGGCCTGGAGTACAACACCGACGGTGTGTACCGGAATACAGGAACGAGTGCTGACCCGGTTCCCGCTCTCGGCCTGGCCGGCGACGAGGTCGCGAGCATTCCATTCTTCCTCAGCCAGCGAAAGAACACCGTGAATGGCCAGGCCGGCGCAACGACGATGGCAGACCAGGAACTGGCGGAGCACTATGAGTTCCAAGACATCGACCCGACAGCCGGCCAGGAAGTTACTGCCTATTTCGCGTGTTGGCTCGACATCAACGAGCCCGACGTCAAACGTTTCCCGCTCACGCCGGGCACCGAGCACGGGCCGTGGGCCGATGCATCGGCTCAACCGATCCAGGAGTTCTTCCGGAGCCCACACCAGTGCCTCGTCGCGGAGATCTTCTTCGCTGACGACGAGACCAACACCGGTGACACACCAGGGAACTCGGACAACCTGTCGCAGCGCAATCTGGTCCTGCTGCACTCTGACAACCCGGGTGCCCCGTTCTCGCACCACGTCGTGCATCCCTTCGAGGTCAAGCCGTCGGCGTTCCGGACGTTCCCCGACAGGGTCAGGCCTGATGAGCTCATCGTCAACTGGCACAACCTGCCACGCGCCAGCGAGGTGACTCTGTACTTCTCGAATATCGACACCAGGGACATTGCCGGTTTGGCGGCGTTCTTCCGCAACAGTCCGGCGCCTTTCACGGTCCTCGACGACAAGACGCTGAAATGCACGGTAGCCAATCACACCTGGATCCCGATTCCGGGTGGAACCGGAACCAACATCCCGGCCCTGCTCAGCGTCCACCTACCGGACACGGTGCAGTCAGGCGAGCTTTACAGGATCAGCATCCACCAGGTCGAGGGTGCAAGCCGTCGCGTGATCGGGTCGATCGCCTTCGACATCCCGGTGTCGAAGGCGGAGCTACTGCTCGATCGCGAACTTCGCACGCTGTCGATCATGAAACACATCGGGCAGACGATTCCCAGTACCAATCGGTGGTACCCGATCTTCCTCCGATACCTTGCCTTCCTGGCGGCTCGAGTCGACGGCCTCGGCGGCGACTCGACCACAGTGCATGCCAACCCGGACGGCAGCGGCAGACCCGTCCGCCCCAAACATCCGGAACATCCTTGCTTCGATGGCGATCAGCTCACCGACACGTTCGCGAAATGCTGTACAAGCATCGCGAAGGTCCTTTGCAGCATCCCGCCCGCCTGCGTCGTGTCGAGGTTGTGTCGCCGGCGGAAACGGGAGAGCTGTCAAACCAGGCCAGGTTGATCCTGGAGTCGATCAGCATTCTCGATGATTGCGACCAGGATCGGGAGATCGAGGCGTGCTCATGCACAGCGCCGACGACGACGGCTAGGAACCGATAGCTGACTCCCGCAGAACCGAGCGGGGACATGCATCCGTTTACGCGTCCACTCAGCGTAAACGCGCGTGCAGACGACTTCGGGTATCTGTGCAATCGATTTCGAACATCGACAACCACCAGGACGACCGTGCCAGCATGGTGTTCAACAAACGTGTCGAAAACGGTTGGTGTTCAACAAGTCCTGTCGGACCTTTTCTCTTACAGCCACGGCCATGACCGCGACGACCGACCAACCTGATGCGCTCGCGCTCGACGGCGACGCCCTCGATCCGATCGGCGGAGGCGGCGGCCACGTCGGCTACGGACGAGTGTCGACCAAAGGCCAGCTGCTCGACCGCCAGATCGCCGCCCTCACCGCGGCCGGATGCCAGCGGATCTTCACCGACAAGAAGTCCGGCAAGAACGCCGAGCGAGAGGAACTGTGGGCGTGCCTGGACTACCTGCGCCCCGGCGACATCTTGGTAGTGCCATCCCTGGATCGGCTCGGCCGCTCGCTGCAGCAGGTCAGGCAGCTGATTCGGGAAGGTGCCGTGCGGCGTACCAACGCAGGACTGCGTGTAGGGCTGTGGCTTGCTGTTTTGCCAGAGCTTCGCCGTCGGGTCCGTCTGCAGTCTCGATCTCGTAGGCTGCGTCGAGTGGCTGACGCTGAGGTCGTGCTCGGGTTGGGGAATTCTCGTCTGGTTGTGCGATGTCATCGGTCATGCTTGTGTGTCCCACTCCTCGGAGTGGATTGCACGTAGATCGCGCCGATCGAAGTTGGAGGGTCGTCGGCTCTGAGCTAGCACCCCAGGGCACGAACCTGCGACCCGTGACCTGGGGTTTCTTGTGTGTCCCGGTTTTCACCTCTTGTCAAAATGGCCCTGACCTGCGCAAATGATGCGCAGGTTGGCGCCCCCGGCGGGGCGTGTCGAACATGGGAACGGGGATGACCTGCGGTTTTCGGGTGGGCGGCTGGTGATCGAAGCCGATTATCAGTTATAGGCGGTTGGTTCCGCCGTCTTGCTGGGCCGCTTGCCATCATGCGATCTCGAGGAAGACGTTGGCCTGCTGCTGGGCGAGTGCCGCGCCCTCGGCTTTGTCTTGGTGGTCGCGTCTCCGCGACAACCTCGAAGCCCGCATCATCGAGGCCAAGCGCGAGGGTTGGGCCGCTGTCGAGGTTCCTGTCCGACGTCAGTCGTTCAGGCAATGGTGCACGGTAGCTCCGACATTGAAAGGCGGTTTCACGGCCGCCGCTCGGGTTCGGGATTTGCTGCGATCTCAGTAGATCGACATTCCGCCGCCCACCCATCCGTATGCGTCGACCATGGACCACTGGGAGTTGTCGAAGATCATTTCGATCGCCGACTGCGGAAGTGGAAACTCTGAGTCCGAGGATCTGGCCGCCCACAGCGACGCGAACAAAGGTTGCCTCGCCGAGCGCGGACAGGTGGGGGCTGATCGTTTCAGCTACGTCAACGATCAGCTTCTGGAACAGCTCCTGGCCGCCCTCATCATCGAGATCGATGTCAACGTGCAGCTCGTCGATATCCTTCCCGTCCTCTTCGGATTCGGAGTGATTGGGGGTGATCTCGTACACTTCCGCCAGCTTGCCGCCCAGCCAGGCAGCGTCGATCAACGGTTGGTCGCCGATAGCCGTACTCACGGCATATCGCCAGTCGTGCTCATGTCCCTCATCGAAGGCCTTGGCGAAGAACGTGCGCGTGATCGCCCAGAGTGCGACAGCGTGGACTGCCGCTTCGTTGTGGGCCTCGTCATTGTCGGCCGCTATGAGACCTGCAGGTTCCAGCACATTCCATGCGTACCGATACCATCCGCGTTCGCCGCGGTTCTCATACCAAGCCCAGCCGAGCTCGTCCAGGACCGGCTCGATCTGCTCGAAGGAAACGCTAGTGGCCAATGAAACATGTGTACTTGATGCGGACGAACACGGCGTTGCATCGGTGTGCCCGATCCGGCGCGGGCGACGCATGATTGTGAACATGGCATTCGCGCTGAGCTGAGCGCGGCGGTGTCGCACGAGACGATGGACTCTGTGGTCGGCGCCAGGGGCCGAGTGAAGGGGAGCAGACCGGTGCAACGCCTCGAATTGAGTTCTGTGGACGGTATCCGGCTGGATTTCGCGGTCCACCACTGCACGGTCGAGCCCCCACTGGGAGTGGTGCTGTTGGTGCACGGCATCACGGTGGACATGGACGAGGGCGGGGGCATGTTCGTCCGGTTGGCGCAGCAGTTGGTGTCGCAGGGGTTCGATGTCGTGCGGTTCTCTTTCCGAGGGCACGGTGCGAGCGGTGGAACTCAGCAGGGGGTGACGATCGCCGGTGAATGCCTGGATCTGCAGACCGCAGTGACCGCGGTCCGCGAGCGATTCGCTGGGCAGCGAATGTCGATTGTGGCGGCGAGCTTCGGTGCCGTGTCGACGGCACTGTCGCTGTCGCGGCTTGACGATCTCTATCGGCTGGTGCTGTGGAACCCGGTGCTGGATCTGCGGCGCACTTTTCTGGTTCCGGAGTTGGCGTGGGGCGAGGAGAATTTCGGTGCGATTGGGCAAAAATATCTGGCCGACAACGGTTTTCTGCTCGTCGATGGTGAGTTCCAGCTCGGTCGTGTCCTGTTCACCGAGTTCGCGCGTTACCAGCCGCTGGATGACTTCCATGCCGCCGACGTGCCGACGCTGATCGTGCACGGCGACCACGACACGGCAGTGTCGTATGACGTCGCTGCCCAGGCCGCGCGATCACGATCACACACCACGCTGCAAACGATTGCCGGGTCGGACCACGGATTCGACTCCCGGGCACGCGAAGACCAAGCGATCAGACGACCGTTGACTGGCTGCTCGAACAGTCGATGTTGTGACGGGGGTGAAGCTCTCGCAACTGTATGCTCCGATCCGACTCGGCGAATCCGTGATCGTCGGGGAGCATTGCACGCTCGGGTATCCGAAGGAATCCCGTATCGAGACGCGCAACGCGGGCAGCACACGATCGGTGAACCTGTCGTGATCGGAGACCGCAGCCTGTTGTTCAACTAGGTGGTAGTGAACGAAGGCACCACGCTGGGGGCGGACTGCGTGGTGGAGGATCGTTCCCGGATCGGCTACGGCTGCGTGATCGGTGACCGGACGAGAGTGGTGCAGCCCCTCCGACAAAGTCGGAATGATCTCAGTGCGTCCGGATTACGCGATTGTTGCGCGCATCCCCAGGAACTGCTTCACCTCTGCAACTGCGGCATGCGGCCGTACCGCAGTCGCGATTGCATCCAACTTGCGTTGTAATCGAGCGGGCCCAACCGCGCTGATGCTGTTGAAGTTCGCCGTAAGCAGCGCACAGCCGTAGGCAGCATCGCCAGCCTTGATGTGGGTGTGGGCAAGCTCCAACTGCCACACGCTTCGCTCACGGGGCCATTGCGCTGTACCGGCAATAGCCTCCTGCAGATAAGCCACGGCCTGGTTGTAGTGACCGGCTCCCAGGTACGAAATGCCGGTCAGCCCGTTGAACTCCGCTTCGGGCAGCCATACCCAATCGGGGTCATATCCTCGTCCGGACTCGTACGCGCGGTGTGCCCGGCTAAGCGCTTTCTCCATCGCTGGCTTGTCAGAAGCGGCACCCAGAGCTTGTGCCTCGCGAAGAGTGGTCAGTGCGCGCACCTTCGGGCCACCGCTGCGACGAGCGGCATCCTGCGCGGCCTGGGTCAGATGTACTGAGTCCTGCGGACGTGGCTGGCGGCCGGGAAGTCCTTCCAGCCCGTCGGTATCCAGGTCGATAATGCTGGCGTTGAGCAACGCGTGCGATGTGGCGATCCCGTCGCCTGTTGCAGCCGAAGTCTGGGCTGCGTCGGCATAGTAGCGGCGGGCGGCGTTTCTACGATCCGCGTCGTAGTGCACCCATCCTGCGGCGGTCATCATCTCGGCCGTGGCCGTGGCCAGCGCTTTGCCGGTGTCCTCGTTGTAGCTGCCGCTGTCGAGCAGCTGCTGGACGTAGCGGGCCTGGCCAGCCGCCAGATGGCACAGCCGGTCACCGCCAACAACGAGATCCAACTCGTGAATCTGGTTGATACTGTCCGTGATTTGAGCGATGTCGCTGGCACCGACTTTTATCCCTGATGACGCAGCGTGGGCTGGCACGTTCGCCGCGACCATGGCGGCGCCTGCGCCCCCGAGTGCCCCTGCTCTGAAGAAGTTGCGACGGTCCACGTCTGCCTCCTCGTCGAGTCGCAGGACACGGACGTCGTGTGAGGCGGGGCCGCCGCGCTCCAAGCCCGAGATTGCGGGCTGAGAGAAGTTCAGCAACTCTCCCAGCTCCGCCTGGGTCATCCCGATAGATTTCCTAATCCGGCGGATGACTTCGCCGGTTGTCATATACATATCCAGCGTCCCCAATTGTCGGCTGATTTGCCCAAGCTGTCTACCTGAAAACCGTTCCCCCGCAGAATATATGGGTTTTCGTATAAACAAAACGGAAACCTAAATTTTCGCGCCCACCCGGCGTTTTAGCGGCTTTATGGTCGGTTTCGGTGCCCGGCACCGGGCAGACGCCGTTATCCCCTCGGGCGGCGCATTGGCCCCTGTGAGCCGGGGCCGGTGGCGAAAGCCCTCGGTGCCGGGCACCGCTTCACCTTTACCGACCGTTATTTGACCGGAAAGAAGCGATGCCCGATGCCCACGAATTCCCTTGCCATGTACCAACTCATCGCCCTGTGCGACGCAGGCGCCCATCAGGCACCGATGCTGCCGTTCACGATCGCCCAAGCGCACGAGGTCATGCAGATCCACCTTGCCTGCCGAGCGAAGCAGTGCCCGCGCAAGGCTGCCGCACAGCAGATCCTGGTCGACGCCGGCTGGATCGTGCTCGCAGCGGATAAACCGCGGTGAT
Protein-coding sequences here:
- a CDS encoding helix-turn-helix transcriptional regulator; translated protein: MYMTTGEVIRRIRKSIGMTQAELGELLNFSQPAISGLERGGPASHDVRVLRLDEEADVDRRNFFRAGALGGAGAAMVAANVPAHAASSGIKVGASDIAQITDSINQIHELDLVVGGDRLCHLAAGQARYVQQLLDSGSYNEDTGKALATATAEMMTAAGWVHYDADRRNAARRYYADAAQTSAATGDGIATSHALLNASIIDLDTDGLEGLPGRQPRPQDSVHLTQAAQDAARRSGGPKVRALTTLREAQALGAASDKPAMEKALSRAHRAYESGRGYDPDWVWLPEAEFNGLTGISYLGAGHYNQAVAYLQEAIAGTAQWPRERSVWQLELAHTHIKAGDAAYGCALLTANFNSISAVGPARLQRKLDAIATAVRPHAAVAEVKQFLGMRATIA
- a CDS encoding galactose oxidase early set domain-containing protein, with protein sequence MPWDPEPINSQILSVHAALVPGGMKGKVVMLGGSEHNPEQGGTDDQPADPDNVDRTVIYDVAARGDAVKIDSPTTDVFCSGHAFTADGRLLIAGGTESWGADGGDVGGPGGGHGHVHGNFGGHQACWMFNQDRETWDRVADLGFQVGPGKGGGRWYPTILTLPSGDLVAFGGHPSRRSEDWHENELPERYWSQANTWTWYPTPIHFEHPTLRGNWYPRATLVTGGLIFFTTKHNNECRLFDPNTGALTGPVMDPPGGMYDAGWDYSVIGLPLVPGDGYRTRVMAVNDVTPRFIELDLSAGASTPEWADAGDRTGTAEGKRRVFSCPVYLPTGQIFVSGGINDDLTPSGRDDDNAVKEPELFTPNIDWSNLEYRAGAVGEWDTIEEPAQKARNYHSVALLLPDGSVLVSGSNIDGQNGEPDETRAQLNIELYFPDYFDDPGRPTIATAPSLLTLDEADFTFTMGSAAEAASIRQVALIRCGSVTHAADFDQRFVALPFDVTAGTATITADLPRDASVLPPGYYMLWAVTEEGLPCETAQIVRVAHVSCDVVLDRSRFSEEEVLSFAPADADFPFAIYAMFDGYLAGELPTSLIPELEWADTNTPVAMSDIALTQEGGRWLEHLGRPEAAQRVTYPFTVEIRNPDIFDTFADKRTIRVTFRHETTSCTARFDLVKSPNPYMVDIDPVARNPHWLSTDIRTFRVRAGQMLLGDYDLTQGTGAGAPETFAKALIDKFRELPNDRAHPFYDLPTEGDAAAVDLAPFEGSARVYNYAVAKVRYRAVTTEATHVKVFFRLCTTAATGLEYNTDGVYRNTGTSADPVPALGLAGDEVASIPFFLSQRKNTVNGQAGATTMADQELAEHYEFQDIDPTAGQEVTAYFACWLDINEPDVKRFPLTPGTEHGPWADASAQPIQEFFRSPHQCLVAEIFFADDETNTGDTPGNSDNLSQRNLVLLHSDNPGAPFSHHVVHPFEVKPSAFRTFPDRVRPDELIVNWHNLPRASEVTLYFSNIDTRDIAGLAAFFRNSPAPFTVLDDKTLKCTVANHTWIPIPGGTGTNIPALLSVHLPDTVQSGELYRISIHQVEGASRRVIGSIAFDIPVSKAELLLDRELRTLSIMKHIGQTIPSTNRWYPIFLRYLAFLAARVDGLGGDSTTVHANPDGSGRPVRPKHPEHPCFDGDQLTDTFAKCCTSIAKVLCSIPPACVVSRLCRRRKRESCQTRPG
- a CDS encoding recombinase family protein → MTATTDQPDALALDGDALDPIGGGGGHVGYGRVSTKGQLLDRQIAALTAAGCQRIFTDKKSGKNAEREELWACLDYLRPGDILVVPSLDRLGRSLQQVRQLIREGAVRRTNAGLRVGLWLAVLPELRRRVRLQSRSRRLRRVADAEVVLGLGNSRLVVRCHRSCLCVPLLGVDCT
- a CDS encoding alpha/beta hydrolase, which translates into the protein MQRLELSSVDGIRLDFAVHHCTVEPPLGVVLLVHGITVDMDEGGGMFVRLAQQLVSQGFDVVRFSFRGHGASGGTQQGVTIAGECLDLQTAVTAVRERFAGQRMSIVAASFGAVSTALSLSRLDDLYRLVLWNPVLDLRRTFLVPELAWGEENFGAIGQKYLADNGFLLVDGEFQLGRVLFTEFARYQPLDDFHAADVPTLIVHGDHDTAVSYDVAAQAARSRSHTTLQTIAGSDHGFDSRAREDQAIRRPLTGCSNSRCCDGGEALATVCSDPTRRIRDRRGALHARVSEGIPYRDAQRGQHTIGEPVVIGDRSLLFN